From a region of the Polynucleobacter corsicus genome:
- a CDS encoding cytochrome c1 codes for MKRILQNLMGICQATVLVAALGFGFNANANEGGYPLDTAPSRVSNNASLQNGAKIFVNYCLNCHAAASMRYNRLRDIGLSDQQIKDNLILTDAKVGDLMTISMTPKEGKAYFGKTPPDLSVEARARGTDWLYTYFRTFYKDDTTQTGWNNLVYPNVGMPHVLWQLQGERAAKFEDRPDPHDANRVEKKFVGFEQLTPGTMKSQEYDDNIADLVAFLSWMAEPVQLERKRLGVIVLIFLAIFTLLAWRLNKAYWKDIH; via the coding sequence ATGAAACGAATTCTGCAAAATTTGATGGGCATCTGCCAGGCAACTGTTTTAGTTGCGGCACTTGGTTTTGGCTTCAATGCAAATGCAAACGAGGGTGGCTATCCCCTGGATACTGCGCCTAGTCGCGTGAGTAACAATGCCTCCTTGCAAAATGGTGCCAAGATATTTGTGAACTATTGCTTGAATTGTCATGCGGCAGCCAGCATGCGTTACAACCGTTTACGTGATATCGGCTTGAGCGACCAACAGATCAAAGATAATTTGATCTTGACGGATGCGAAGGTTGGCGATCTGATGACGATCTCTATGACACCTAAAGAAGGTAAGGCTTACTTTGGTAAGACTCCACCAGATTTATCTGTTGAGGCTCGTGCACGCGGTACTGACTGGCTCTACACCTACTTCCGTACTTTTTACAAAGATGACACCACGCAAACAGGTTGGAATAACTTGGTGTATCCAAACGTAGGGATGCCACATGTTTTATGGCAACTACAAGGCGAACGTGCGGCAAAGTTTGAGGATCGCCCAGATCCACACGATGCAAACCGTGTAGAGAAAAAGTTCGTTGGATTTGAGCAATTAACCCCTGGAACAATGAAGTCACAGGAATACGATGACAATATTGCTGACTTGGTGGCATTCTTATCCTGGATGGCTGAGCCAGTTCAGCTAGAGCGTAAGCGTCTTGGAGTTATCGTGCTGATCTTCTTGGCAATTTTCACCCTCTTGGCTTGGCGTTTGAACAAGGCTTATTGGAAAGACATTCACTAA
- the mscL gene encoding large conductance mechanosensitive channel protein MscL — protein MSVLKEFRDFAVKGNVIDLAVGVIIGGAFGKIVDSLVNDIVMPVISTLLGGHIDFTNLFVILGHIPEGVPRTFDALKKAGVPIFAYGNFITISINFILLAFVIFQMVKIINKVRIMDAPPAPATPEDIALLREIRDSLKK, from the coding sequence ATGAGCGTTTTAAAGGAATTTCGGGACTTTGCCGTTAAGGGAAATGTCATCGACTTAGCGGTAGGTGTCATTATTGGCGGTGCCTTCGGGAAAATCGTCGATTCCCTAGTAAATGACATCGTCATGCCAGTGATTTCTACCCTTTTGGGGGGTCATATCGATTTCACCAACCTTTTTGTCATTTTGGGACACATTCCAGAGGGTGTGCCTAGAACATTTGATGCCTTAAAAAAGGCTGGGGTACCGATTTTTGCCTATGGCAACTTCATCACCATCTCAATAAATTTCATCCTGCTGGCCTTTGTGATTTTCCAGATGGTAAAAATCATCAATAAAGTGCGGATCATGGATGCGCCGCCAGCACCAGCAACACCAGAAGACATCGCGCTACTTAGAGAAATTAGGGATAGCCTGAAGAAATAA
- a CDS encoding cytochrome b, whose translation MAFQEKVVPANASAAVKMMAWVDSRLPVTDAFKRHMSEYYAPKNLNFFYIFGALAIVVLAIQIVTGIFLVMNYKPDAAKAFESVEYIMREVPFGWLIRYMHSTGASMFFVVVYMHMFCGLIYGSYRKPRELIWIFGCAIFLCLMGEAFFGYLLPWGQMSYWGAQVIVNLFSAIPLIGPDLSLWLRGDYVVGDATLNRFFAFHVIAIPLVLIGLVAAHILALHEVGSNNPDGVEIKNTLDANGHPVDGIPFHPFYSVHDVMYLGGFLIIFASIVFFAPEMGGYFLEANNFIPANPFVTPSHIAPVWYFTPFYSMLRATTTNFLLPLWIFLAVILGMFALKSKDIKVKGACVAIAVVLAAGFYALDAKFWGVVIMGGSVVILFFLPWLDHSPVKSIRYRPKFHKYIYGIFVVTFAILGYLGIEAPSPVYEKISQICTIYYLGFFLAMPFWSKLGTFKPVPTRVTFESH comes from the coding sequence ATGGCATTTCAAGAAAAAGTAGTTCCAGCAAACGCATCTGCCGCAGTGAAGATGATGGCTTGGGTTGATTCGCGTTTACCGGTGACAGATGCATTTAAGCGTCACATGAGTGAGTATTACGCTCCTAAAAACCTCAATTTCTTCTACATATTTGGTGCTCTCGCCATTGTGGTTTTGGCTATTCAGATTGTTACCGGTATCTTCTTGGTAATGAACTACAAGCCAGATGCTGCTAAGGCATTTGAGTCTGTTGAATACATCATGCGCGAAGTGCCATTTGGTTGGTTGATTCGTTATATGCATTCGACTGGCGCCTCGATGTTCTTTGTGGTGGTCTACATGCATATGTTCTGTGGTTTGATTTACGGCTCCTATCGCAAACCGCGTGAACTGATTTGGATTTTTGGTTGCGCCATTTTCTTGTGCTTGATGGGCGAGGCGTTCTTTGGATACTTGCTCCCATGGGGTCAAATGTCTTACTGGGGTGCTCAGGTTATTGTGAACTTGTTCTCCGCTATCCCATTGATTGGTCCAGACCTCTCCTTATGGTTGCGTGGTGACTATGTAGTTGGCGATGCAACTTTGAATCGCTTCTTTGCATTCCACGTCATCGCCATTCCACTAGTGTTGATCGGTTTAGTTGCGGCACATATTTTGGCTTTGCATGAAGTGGGTTCGAATAATCCAGATGGTGTTGAAATTAAGAACACGCTGGATGCTAATGGCCATCCTGTTGATGGCATTCCATTCCATCCTTTTTACAGCGTTCATGACGTGATGTATTTGGGCGGTTTCTTGATTATTTTTGCTTCGATTGTGTTCTTTGCGCCAGAGATGGGCGGCTATTTCTTAGAGGCGAATAACTTTATTCCAGCAAACCCATTTGTAACGCCATCGCATATCGCACCAGTGTGGTATTTCACACCGTTCTACTCGATGTTGCGTGCCACTACAACGAACTTCCTATTGCCTTTGTGGATTTTCTTGGCAGTGATTCTTGGAATGTTTGCCCTTAAGTCAAAAGACATTAAGGTCAAGGGCGCTTGCGTAGCTATCGCTGTGGTTTTGGCTGCTGGCTTTTATGCACTTGATGCGAAGTTTTGGGGTGTTGTGATCATGGGCGGTTCAGTAGTGATCCTGTTCTTCTTGCCATGGTTAGATCACTCCCCAGTGAAATCCATTCGCTATCGCCCAAAGTTCCATAAATATATTTATGGCATCTTTGTTGTGACTTTTGCGATTTTGGGTTACTTGGGTATTGAGGCACCATCACCCGTGTACGAAAAGATTTCTCAGATTTGCACTATCTATTATCTGGGCTTTTTCTTGGCAATGCCGTTCTGGAGCAAGCTTGGTACATTCAAGCCAGTTCCAACACGCGTTACCTTTGAGTCCCATTAA
- a CDS encoding glutathione S-transferase N-terminal domain-containing protein: MMVLYSGTNCPFSQRCRLVLFEKGMDFEIRDVDLFNKPEDISVMNPYGQVPILVERDLILYESNIINEYIDERFPHPQLMPPDPVARARARLFLFNFEKELFVHVAALENEKGKASEKSHEKARLAIRDRLTQLAPIFVKNKYMLGEEFSMLDVAIAPLLWRLEHYGIDLSRNAAPLLKYAERIFSRPAYIEALTPSEKVMRR; the protein is encoded by the coding sequence ATGATGGTGTTGTACTCGGGCACAAATTGCCCATTCTCGCAACGCTGCCGTCTGGTGCTTTTTGAAAAAGGCATGGACTTTGAAATTCGTGATGTGGACTTGTTCAACAAGCCAGAAGACATCTCGGTAATGAACCCTTATGGCCAAGTTCCAATCTTGGTTGAACGCGATTTGATTTTGTATGAGTCAAACATCATTAATGAGTATATTGATGAGCGTTTTCCTCACCCACAGTTGATGCCACCTGATCCAGTTGCTCGTGCACGCGCGCGTCTCTTCCTTTTCAATTTCGAAAAAGAGTTGTTTGTACACGTTGCAGCCTTGGAGAATGAAAAAGGTAAAGCATCTGAGAAGTCTCATGAAAAAGCGCGATTAGCCATTCGTGATCGCTTAACTCAGCTTGCCCCCATTTTTGTGAAGAACAAATACATGTTGGGCGAAGAATTCTCCATGCTGGATGTAGCAATCGCTCCTTTATTGTGGCGTTTGGAGCATTACGGTATCGATCTTTCACGCAATGCTGCCCCTCTCTTAAAGTATGCTGAGCGTATTTTCAGTAGACCTGCTTACATTGAGGCTTTGACACCATCAGAAAAGGTAATGCGTCGCTAA
- the petA gene encoding ubiquinol-cytochrome c reductase iron-sulfur subunit yields the protein MSDKPSMDKDRRKWLIATSAVGGVGAAAALYPFVDSFEPSERAKAAGAAVEIDISGMKPDEMRMAEWRGKPVWVVRRTPEQLAELSKIDGELADPDSLRNPAQLTPEYAQNQWRSIKPEYFVVVGICTHLGCSPSAKFEAGAQPSLPSTWPGGYLCPCHGSTFDMAGRVYKNKPAPDNLEVPPHMYLSDTKILVGEDKKA from the coding sequence ATGAGTGACAAGCCCAGTATGGATAAGGATCGTCGTAAATGGTTGATCGCTACATCAGCGGTCGGCGGTGTTGGTGCAGCTGCAGCCCTTTACCCTTTTGTGGACAGTTTTGAGCCTTCTGAGCGCGCTAAAGCCGCTGGAGCTGCTGTTGAGATTGATATTTCTGGCATGAAGCCAGATGAGATGAGAATGGCAGAGTGGCGCGGTAAGCCGGTATGGGTTGTGCGTCGCACACCCGAGCAGCTTGCTGAGTTATCCAAAATTGATGGGGAATTAGCTGATCCAGATTCTCTGCGCAATCCAGCACAATTAACACCAGAATACGCACAAAACCAATGGCGCTCAATTAAGCCTGAGTACTTTGTAGTGGTTGGCATTTGTACTCATTTGGGCTGTTCGCCATCTGCTAAGTTTGAAGCTGGTGCCCAGCCGTCCTTGCCAAGTACGTGGCCAGGAGGTTACCTATGCCCATGTCACGGCTCTACATTTGATATGGCCGGCCGTGTATACAAAAACAAACCAGCTCCAGATAACCTTGAAGTGCCGCCACATATGTATTTGAGCGACACCAAGATTCTGGTTGGTGAAGATAAGAAGGCCTAA
- a CDS encoding porin, translating into MKKSLLAVAAIGAFASAAQAQSSVTVYGILDVGFVGSHYSGTSTGANASMGNSTSGGLATNGSSAGFGQSAESTSRLGFKGKEDLGGGLNAIFTVEAALNPNGQANAFAFNRQTFAGLSKNGLGFAAIGTQYTPIFDVMATTDAASMNNLVGNAIYSGSLQSTTGTYNTGLAPYTTASSTASTSLNEASSAYVTRASNALKVQSERMGGFQAQAFYAQSNQSQSNTVGSGANNNTVFGVNADYVWNKLNVVAAYQTFRAQNGAAAPTTAYTLANGTAGSLGVNASDSQTYAAATYDFGIVKTYAQYITRKVFATADNSYGSQRSAYQLGAKSFITPTISVYATYGLGKSSYAQSGTAYANFRTAQLGSDYYLSKRTNLYVAYGSFNQSSNGATTGGVSGVSGMNYAAGVRHTF; encoded by the coding sequence ATGAAAAAATCGCTATTAGCAGTTGCAGCAATCGGCGCATTTGCGTCAGCAGCTCAAGCTCAGTCCTCAGTAACCGTATACGGTATCTTGGACGTTGGTTTTGTTGGTTCACATTACAGCGGTACTTCTACAGGCGCAAACGCTTCAATGGGTAACTCAACGTCTGGTGGTTTAGCTACTAACGGTAGCTCTGCTGGTTTTGGTCAATCTGCTGAATCTACAAGCCGTTTAGGTTTCAAAGGTAAAGAAGATTTAGGTGGTGGTTTGAATGCAATCTTCACTGTTGAAGCAGCATTGAATCCTAACGGCCAAGCAAACGCATTTGCTTTTAACCGTCAAACATTTGCTGGTTTAAGTAAGAATGGTTTAGGTTTCGCAGCAATCGGTACTCAGTACACACCAATTTTTGATGTAATGGCTACTACAGATGCTGCTAGCATGAACAACTTAGTTGGTAACGCCATTTACTCTGGTTCATTGCAATCAACTACTGGTACTTACAACACTGGTTTGGCTCCATATACTACTGCTTCTTCTACAGCATCCACAAGCTTGAATGAAGCAAGTTCCGCTTATGTAACTCGTGCTTCAAACGCATTGAAGGTGCAGTCTGAGCGCATGGGTGGTTTCCAAGCTCAAGCATTCTACGCACAATCCAACCAAAGCCAGTCAAACACTGTAGGCTCTGGCGCAAACAACAACACAGTTTTTGGTGTTAACGCTGACTATGTTTGGAACAAGTTGAACGTTGTTGCTGCTTACCAGACTTTCAGGGCACAAAATGGTGCTGCAGCCCCAACTACTGCTTATACTTTGGCTAACGGTACTGCTGGTAGCTTGGGTGTTAATGCTAGTGATTCACAGACATACGCTGCTGCAACTTATGACTTTGGTATCGTAAAGACATACGCTCAGTACATCACACGTAAGGTATTCGCAACTGCTGATAACAGCTATGGTTCACAGCGCTCTGCTTATCAGTTGGGTGCTAAGAGCTTCATTACACCAACTATCTCTGTATACGCAACATACGGTTTGGGTAAGTCAAGCTACGCTCAGTCGGGCACAGCTTATGCTAACTTCCGTACAGCGCAGTTGGGTTCAGACTACTACTTGAGCAAGCGTACAAACTTGTACGTAGCATACGGCTCATTTAACCAGTCAAGCAATGGTGCAACTACTGGTGGTGTATCAGGTGTTTCAGGTATGAACTACGCCGCTGGCGTACGTCACACTTTCTAA
- a CDS encoding porin has product MKKSLLAVAAIGAFASAAQAQSSVTVYGILDVGFVGSHYNGTSLTPNSSTTGIAQSGSAVGGGQAVNASSASFGQSAESTSRLGFKGSEDLGGGTSAIFTVEAALNPNGQANAFAFNRQTFAGLKKNGLGSATIGTQYTPIFDVMATTDAAGMNNLAGNAVYATNIQSSTGTYNTGLPNYVSNTSTSTTGAPISIDANSGAYVTRASNAVKFQSDRMAGAQVQAFYAQSNQSQSGLTGAGVSGAYNNTMFGFNADYVWNKLNVVAAYQSIRSQNGQVAQTTSGTSTGLILANGTAGSFGTNNSDNQTYAAATYDFGIVKTYAQYITRKAFATADNNFGTSRSAYQLGAKSFITPTISVYATYGMGKSSYAQAGTAYANFRTTQIGSDYYLSKRTNLYVAYGSFNQSSNGATGTTGVSGVSGMNYASGIRHTF; this is encoded by the coding sequence ATGAAAAAATCGCTATTAGCAGTTGCAGCAATCGGCGCATTTGCGTCAGCAGCTCAAGCTCAGTCCTCAGTAACCGTATACGGTATCTTGGACGTTGGTTTTGTTGGTTCACATTACAACGGTACCTCGCTGACACCCAATTCATCAACAACTGGTATCGCACAATCTGGTTCTGCTGTGGGCGGCGGCCAAGCGGTAAATGCTAGCTCTGCTAGTTTCGGCCAATCTGCAGAATCTACAAGCCGTTTAGGTTTTAAAGGTTCTGAGGATTTAGGTGGCGGAACATCAGCTATTTTCACTGTTGAAGCAGCATTGAATCCTAACGGCCAAGCAAACGCATTTGCTTTTAACCGTCAAACATTTGCTGGTCTGAAAAAGAACGGTCTAGGTTCTGCAACTATCGGTACACAGTACACGCCAATTTTTGATGTAATGGCAACGACTGATGCTGCTGGTATGAATAACTTAGCAGGTAACGCTGTTTACGCTACTAACATTCAGTCTTCTACTGGTACATACAACACCGGTTTGCCTAATTATGTATCCAACACTTCTACTTCAACTACTGGCGCTCCAATCAGTATTGACGCAAACAGCGGTGCTTATGTAACTCGCGCTTCAAATGCAGTGAAGTTCCAGTCTGATCGCATGGCTGGTGCGCAAGTTCAAGCTTTCTATGCTCAATCAAACCAAAGTCAATCAGGCCTTACAGGAGCTGGTGTTAGTGGTGCGTACAACAACACAATGTTTGGTTTTAATGCTGATTATGTTTGGAATAAGTTGAACGTGGTAGCTGCTTATCAGTCCATCAGATCACAAAATGGCCAAGTAGCGCAAACAACTTCCGGAACTTCAACTGGTTTGATTTTGGCCAACGGTACAGCTGGTTCCTTCGGTACTAATAATTCTGATAACCAAACGTATGCTGCTGCGACTTATGATTTTGGTATCGTAAAGACATATGCTCAGTACATTACACGTAAGGCATTTGCAACTGCTGATAACAACTTTGGCACTTCACGCTCTGCTTATCAGTTAGGTGCTAAGAGCTTTATCACACCAACTATTTCTGTATACGCAACATACGGTATGGGTAAGTCAAGCTACGCTCAGGCTGGTACAGCTTATGCTAACTTCCGTACTACTCAGATCGGTTCAGACTACTACTTGAGCAAGCGTACAAACTTGTACGTTGCATACGGTTCATTTAACCAGTCAAGCAACGGTGCAACTGGCACAACTGGCGTATCAGGTGTGTCAGGCATGAACTACGCTTCTGGTATCCGTCACACTTTCTAA
- the tatC gene encoding twin-arginine translocase subunit TatC has product MTENNSTEDSGLQESFLSHLYELRDRIIKSALAIIAVFLCLVYWAPDIFHLFAQPLLLALPAGGKMIVTDVTGSFFVPMKVTMLVAFLIALPVVMYQLWAFIAPGLYQHERKLIVPLVVSSYSLFIFGMAFAYFLVFPTVFGFMASYNAPLGAEMSTDIDNYLSFAMTTFLAFGITFEVPVVVVVLVRMGLVPLAKLKEIRPYVIVGAFVISAVVTPPDVLSQLLLAVPMSLLYELGLLVARFYVPKPTDDDTDAASGADTQASV; this is encoded by the coding sequence ATGACTGAAAATAATTCCACAGAAGATTCGGGTCTACAAGAATCTTTCCTTTCTCATTTGTATGAGTTGCGTGATCGTATTATTAAATCGGCCTTGGCCATTATTGCGGTGTTTCTCTGCTTGGTGTACTGGGCGCCTGATATTTTTCATTTGTTTGCGCAACCATTACTTTTGGCATTACCTGCTGGTGGCAAGATGATTGTGACTGATGTGACGGGCTCATTTTTTGTGCCCATGAAAGTCACCATGCTGGTTGCTTTTCTGATTGCACTGCCGGTGGTGATGTATCAGTTATGGGCATTTATTGCCCCGGGTCTCTATCAACATGAGCGTAAGTTGATTGTGCCTTTAGTAGTTAGTAGCTACAGTCTATTTATTTTTGGTATGGCGTTTGCCTACTTCTTGGTATTTCCAACGGTATTTGGTTTTATGGCAAGTTATAACGCTCCCTTGGGCGCGGAGATGTCTACGGATATCGACAATTACTTGAGTTTTGCAATGACAACCTTTTTGGCATTCGGTATTACCTTTGAGGTGCCGGTGGTAGTGGTGGTGCTAGTACGTATGGGCTTGGTTCCCCTAGCTAAGCTTAAAGAGATTCGCCCTTATGTGATTGTTGGTGCTTTTGTAATTTCCGCTGTTGTAACACCGCCGGATGTACTGTCACAGCTTCTGCTTGCAGTGCCGATGAGCCTGCTCTATGAGTTAGGTTTATTAGTTGCTCGCTTTTATGTGCCAAAACCCACGGATGATGACACCGATGCAGCTTCAGGAGCGGATACTCAAGCTAGTGTTTGA
- a CDS encoding tetratricopeptide repeat protein: MASREFLKILQSARLGDVSAQQNLASAYLTGAFKTPIQPANALIWLEKSYLSIQNQTVSQLSSANTETPELDHASPEMLGILRQISAVPLQDTLHSAAFSFGWQSFWRIAKANMDASDAAQWQLADLLLDPSKRELQSELAIWISRQDGGDDVFGFSVGGNGVHRDLSALQKLAKEFLFNLADSETPFTTSAKELLIKLQPKDETLSSLWGSWLSEHNEAALMQAAELGLTIAKLTLGLRLAQLNTAHSLENNPGEPTTKSNASLKKAAYWLELAAKDGDRDAWFALGEIYRRPQFSGYSAAESDRCFDRAADLGHAQAQFRRGASLWRKREKVVEKVRGLQASYWIWQAQQQGVAEAKELLSKVLESAPNPKQNGWYGLATYAEKALNHHAEHQLDAEWVLLCHRLVIANQFNLSKAEFLLCDVSQLQHEHCVVVDIRHELPKILPRLIQIDTTQQRRSLLVAGKAFANSETNLEGNLRQRRYRFDRVMEWLNATFAQDQTLA; this comes from the coding sequence ATGGCGAGCCGTGAATTCTTAAAAATCCTCCAATCTGCGCGATTGGGTGATGTATCCGCACAACAAAATTTGGCATCTGCCTATTTGACTGGGGCATTTAAAACCCCGATTCAACCAGCTAATGCATTGATTTGGCTAGAGAAATCGTATTTATCCATTCAAAATCAGACGGTTAGCCAGTTGAGCTCTGCCAATACAGAAACGCCTGAGCTGGATCACGCTTCTCCGGAAATGCTGGGGATTTTGAGGCAAATCTCCGCAGTACCTTTGCAAGACACCTTGCATTCAGCAGCCTTTTCTTTTGGGTGGCAATCATTCTGGAGAATCGCTAAAGCAAATATGGATGCAAGTGATGCTGCGCAGTGGCAACTAGCAGACCTACTTCTTGACCCCAGCAAAAGAGAGTTGCAATCAGAACTAGCGATTTGGATCTCAAGGCAAGATGGCGGTGATGACGTCTTTGGTTTTAGCGTTGGCGGTAACGGCGTTCATCGTGATCTTTCGGCTCTACAAAAACTCGCTAAAGAATTTTTATTCAATTTAGCGGATTCAGAAACACCGTTCACCACTTCGGCAAAAGAGCTGCTCATTAAATTACAACCTAAGGATGAGACACTCTCCTCTCTCTGGGGTTCTTGGCTCTCCGAACACAATGAAGCGGCGCTAATGCAAGCTGCAGAACTAGGACTCACCATTGCTAAGCTCACGCTGGGTTTACGGTTAGCGCAATTGAATACAGCGCATTCGCTTGAAAATAATCCTGGCGAACCTACTACCAAATCCAATGCCTCTCTTAAGAAAGCAGCCTACTGGCTAGAGTTAGCGGCTAAAGATGGGGATCGTGATGCTTGGTTTGCATTAGGTGAGATCTATCGCCGCCCCCAGTTCTCTGGATACAGCGCTGCTGAAAGCGATCGCTGCTTTGATCGTGCGGCAGATTTAGGCCATGCCCAAGCCCAGTTCAGACGAGGCGCTAGTCTCTGGCGTAAGCGTGAGAAGGTTGTGGAGAAGGTTCGTGGACTACAGGCCTCCTATTGGATATGGCAGGCACAACAACAAGGTGTAGCGGAAGCAAAAGAGTTGTTGAGCAAGGTTTTAGAGAGTGCGCCCAACCCAAAGCAAAATGGTTGGTATGGGTTAGCAACCTATGCCGAGAAAGCCTTAAACCATCATGCAGAACATCAGCTAGATGCTGAGTGGGTTCTACTCTGTCATAGGCTCGTGATTGCCAATCAATTTAATTTGAGTAAAGCCGAGTTTTTATTGTGTGATGTCAGTCAACTACAACATGAGCACTGTGTTGTTGTGGATATTCGGCATGAATTACCCAAAATTTTGCCACGACTAATTCAGATTGATACCACCCAGCAACGTCGCTCTTTGCTTGTTGCTGGAAAAGCCTTTGCTAATAGCGAAACTAATCTTGAGGGGAACTTACGACAGAGACGCTATCGCTTTGACCGAGTGATGGAATGGCTTAATGCCACCTTTGCACAGGATCAAACACTAGCTTGA
- a CDS encoding winged helix-turn-helix domain-containing protein, translated as MKQDPLGDVYFRFLRLLTILETTPTFPCLDSVERKLLEFIAMHESDGRGPLVSETIYSSDIGSPATLHRRIAVLKKHELLRYGDDIDGRKKYLELTPKAKSYFAELGKCILKSAKVT; from the coding sequence GTGAAGCAGGACCCCCTTGGCGATGTATATTTCCGATTTTTGCGGCTCTTAACGATCTTAGAGACCACGCCGACATTCCCGTGTTTAGATTCTGTCGAGAGAAAGTTGCTCGAATTTATTGCAATGCACGAAAGTGATGGCCGTGGACCACTTGTCAGTGAGACAATTTATTCAAGTGATATCGGGTCTCCAGCAACCCTGCATCGTCGGATTGCTGTATTGAAAAAACATGAGCTGCTTCGTTATGGCGACGATATTGATGGCCGTAAAAAGTACCTTGAACTAACACCCAAAGCAAAGAGCTACTTTGCAGAGCTTGGGAAATGCATTCTCAAGTCTGCAAAAGTGACTTAA
- a CDS encoding phage integrase SAM-like domain-containing protein, which translates to MKCIYNPPPNNHLAANDEFIWGSEHSLNLSPIQSNRVAQWPKVGFERASLPSNKPPQQVFFEDVADKALQREISKHVQGETTLQTLGMFKSRLRAKLLPYFHGCLITKIGYEQIAEFVNYLHQAKIRPVTIKQYLGLLKRILTLALEQELIYKIPLFPKMRAKSIPRGSFTCSEYRQILNASRRLCDPNTLAIKNHRVTAGGAYKVRDTVPVEMTWLIQFMVNSFVRPVDIKLIKHKHVESVSGINTYLRLNLPKTKGHSGQIVTLSSAKYIYDRLKCYQASRGYGNPEDFLFLPEAKDRQGAIQLITTHFRKILKSANATLGQEDQNRTLYSLRHTAITFRLLYGRGIDLLTLARNARTSVEMIERFYSSNLTAEMNIEMLQSKRTTPLLK; encoded by the coding sequence ATGAAATGTATTTATAACCCCCCCCCAAATAATCATTTAGCTGCAAATGATGAATTTATCTGGGGCTCTGAGCACAGCCTTAATCTCTCGCCCATTCAATCTAATCGGGTTGCTCAGTGGCCTAAAGTAGGATTTGAAAGGGCCTCACTACCGTCAAATAAACCCCCTCAGCAAGTCTTCTTTGAAGATGTTGCAGATAAAGCACTTCAGAGAGAAATCTCTAAACATGTCCAAGGGGAGACCACCCTACAAACTCTAGGCATGTTTAAGAGTCGACTTAGAGCTAAGTTGCTCCCTTACTTTCATGGGTGCTTAATTACTAAAATTGGGTATGAGCAGATAGCTGAATTTGTAAATTACCTGCATCAGGCCAAGATCAGGCCAGTAACTATTAAGCAGTATTTGGGCTTACTCAAGCGAATCTTAACCTTAGCCCTAGAGCAGGAGTTAATTTATAAAATCCCACTGTTTCCTAAAATGAGGGCTAAAAGCATTCCAAGGGGAAGTTTTACATGCAGTGAGTATAGGCAAATACTTAATGCGAGTAGGCGCTTATGTGACCCTAATACCCTTGCCATTAAAAATCACAGAGTAACTGCGGGTGGTGCTTATAAGGTACGCGATACAGTTCCTGTAGAGATGACATGGTTAATACAGTTCATGGTGAACTCATTCGTTAGGCCGGTGGATATAAAGCTAATTAAGCATAAACATGTGGAATCGGTCTCAGGAATAAATACTTATTTGCGGCTGAACTTGCCAAAAACAAAGGGGCACTCAGGGCAGATTGTTACCTTGAGTTCTGCAAAATATATCTATGACCGTTTGAAGTGTTATCAGGCCTCTAGGGGATATGGCAATCCCGAGGACTTCTTATTTTTGCCAGAGGCTAAGGATCGGCAGGGCGCTATTCAGCTAATTACAACCCATTTTAGAAAAATACTTAAAAGTGCTAATGCAACATTAGGGCAAGAGGATCAGAATCGAACCTTGTACAGCCTGAGGCACACTGCCATTACTTTTAGACTGCTTTATGGAAGAGGTATTGATTTGCTTACGCTTGCAAGAAATGCCCGAACATCAGTAGAAATGATTGAAAGATTCTATTCGTCTAACTTAACGGCCGAGATGAATATAGAAATGCTGCAATCAAAGCGAACAACACCTTTACTAAAGTGA